The DNA window TTTTTCTCGCCGACGCCCTCCAGGCCGTGCCTGAATCCATTCTCCTCAACATTACCGTCGTCGTCATGCTGGGCATTGGGGCACAGTGGGCCGCGTGGCGGTTTCGGCTGCCCTCCATCCTCCTGCTGCTCCTGGTCGGGTTTCTCGCCGGCCCGGTGCTGGGGGTGCTCGACCCGCAGTCCCTCCGCGGGGACTGGCTGTTCGCCTTCGTCTCCCTGTCCATCGGAATTATTTTGTTTGAGGGCGGGCTGAGCCTCCGGCTCTCCGAGCTGCGGGAGGTGGGCAGTACGGTCTTCAACCTCATCACGATCGGGGTGCTGCTCACGTGGGGCCTCGGGGCGGCCGGGGCCTACTACATCCTGGAGTTCGATGTGGGGCTGTCCGTGCTCATCGGGGCCATCCTGACGGTGACGGGGCCGACGGTCATCGTCCCCCTTCTGCGCCACGTCCGGCCCAAAGGCCGCGTCGGCACCATTGCCAAGTGGGAGGGCATCACGATCGACCCGGTGGGGGCCATTCTGGCCGTGCTGGTCCTCGAGACCCTGATCCTGATGAACGACCCGGCGCGGGCGGGCGCCGGCACCTCGGCCGCCGCCGAGCACGTTGCGATCGGGCTCGGCCTCGAAATCTTCGTGGCCCTGGGCATCAGCGTGGTGGCCACCATGCTGCTCGTGGTGATCCTGCGGCGGCGCATGGTTCCCGACTTTCTCCGGAACCCGGTTACCCTGATGGTGGTGGTCGTGGCCTTCGTCGTCGCCAATGTGCTGCAGCACGAGTCCGGCCTGCTCGCCACGACGCTCATGGGCATCGCCCTGGCGAACCAGCCGTACGTGTCCGTGCAGCGCATCATCGAGTTTAAAGAGAACCTGCAGGTGCTGCTCATCGGGTCGCTCTTTGTGCTTCTGAGCGCCCGGTTGGAGATGAGCGCCCTGGAGTACATCGACCTGCGGGTGCTCATCTTCCTGGGCATTCTGGTCGTGATCGTGCGCCCGCTCGCCGTCTTCGTCTCCTCCTTCGGGTCGAACCTGGAGTGGGAGGAGAAGGCGTTCCTGTCGTGGCTGGCCCCGCGGGGCATCGTGGCCGCGGCCGTGGCCTCGCTCTTTGCGTACCAGCTGCGCCCCGTCTACCCCGGGGCGGTGGACGGGATGGTGCCGGTCATCTTTGCCGTGATCGTCGGCACGGTGGCCATCTACGGCCTCACGCTGGCCCCCCTCGCCCGGTGGCTCGACCTGGCCGAGCCGAACCCGAACGGCCTCCTCTTCGTGGGGGCGGCCCCCTGGGTGCGCACGGTGGCCCGGCACGTGCAGGAGCTCGGCTACTCCGTCGCCCTGCTCGACAACAACCCGGTTCACGTCCGGTCGGCCCGCGAGGAGGGCCTCACGGCGCACCAGGGCAACGCGCTGTCGGAGAACATCGTCGACGAGATCACCCTCAGCGGCATCGGGCACCTGCTCATCACGATCCCAAACGACGAGGTGGCCTCGTTGACGGCCCTCCACTTTTCGGAGGTCTTCGAGAGCACCGACATTTACCAGCTGGCCGCGCAGCCCGACAGCCGTCACGGCGGGGAGGGCGTGATGCCCGGCCACCTTCGCGGCCGCCCGCTCTTCGGGGAGGACACCAGCTACCAGTTGCTGAAGGCCTGCCTGAATCGGGGCGACACCATCGAGGTGCTCACGCTGAGCGACGAGACGTCGGACGAGACGCAGGAGTACTACAGCCACGAGGACCTGTCGAACGAGTACGAGGACGAGTCCGTCATCCCGCTCTTCATCCTGCGCGAGAACGACACGTTAGAGATCGTGTCGGAGACGAACCAGTTTCGGCTGCGCCCCCAAGACCGGCTCCTCGCCCTCGTCGGGGCGGGCACGGAGACGCGCGGCCGCGACCACAAGACCCCGGAGGTGGAGCAGACGAAGGGCGACGGGATTCTGGAGATCGAAGAGTCGTCTCCGGAACCGCCCGACGACGAAACCGCCGACGCGACGGAGACCGGCTGACGGCGACCGGCTAACGGCGACCGGGGGCGGCGCCAGCCACCTGTGTGCGGCGGCACCTGGTGTCCCCGAGCCAACCGACGGGGGGCCCGGACCGCTCCTGCCGCTCCCTGCGCCTCCGTGGTCTCGCACGAGTACGGGGCGCCCCTCCCGGCCTCGCCGTCTTCCCCACAGCGGCCGGTCCGAGGGGCGCAATTCGCGACGGGGACAGGGGACCCCGCCCGGTGCCATTGTTCTACGAAACAACCGATCGCCGCCGCAGCCATGACCGCCCCCCAGCCGG is part of the Salinibacter ruber DSM 13855 genome and encodes:
- a CDS encoding cation:proton antiporter, with translation MPESILLNITVVVMLGIGAQWAAWRFRLPSILLLLLVGFLAGPVLGVLDPQSLRGDWLFAFVSLSIGIILFEGGLSLRLSELREVGSTVFNLITIGVLLTWGLGAAGAYYILEFDVGLSVLIGAILTVTGPTVIVPLLRHVRPKGRVGTIAKWEGITIDPVGAILAVLVLETLILMNDPARAGAGTSAAAEHVAIGLGLEIFVALGISVVATMLLVVILRRRMVPDFLRNPVTLMVVVVAFVVANVLQHESGLLATTLMGIALANQPYVSVQRIIEFKENLQVLLIGSLFVLLSARLEMSALEYIDLRVLIFLGILVVIVRPLAVFVSSFGSNLEWEEKAFLSWLAPRGIVAAAVASLFAYQLRPVYPGAVDGMVPVIFAVIVGTVAIYGLTLAPLARWLDLAEPNPNGLLFVGAAPWVRTVARHVQELGYSVALLDNNPVHVRSAREEGLTAHQGNALSENIVDEITLSGIGHLLITIPNDEVASLTALHFSEVFESTDIYQLAAQPDSRHGGEGVMPGHLRGRPLFGEDTSYQLLKACLNRGDTIEVLTLSDETSDETQEYYSHEDLSNEYEDESVIPLFILRENDTLEIVSETNQFRLRPQDRLLALVGAGTETRGRDHKTPEVEQTKGDGILEIEESSPEPPDDETADATETG